A window of the Gossypium hirsutum isolate 1008001.06 chromosome A05, Gossypium_hirsutum_v2.1, whole genome shotgun sequence genome harbors these coding sequences:
- the LOC107961013 gene encoding uncharacterized protein, which translates to MNFISGLHLTPIKKDSVLIIVDRLTKSTYFISVRTNFSLQKLAKFYISEIVRLHRVPITIISDRDPHFTSQFWKKLHEPLGILGPGLVSETEDNVCLVRDRLKAASDRQKSYANLKCRDIEYSVEDFVFLKLSSWKKVLRFDRNGKLLPFHILKRVEQPPTMEEVKVQPDLAFEEEPVQILDGDVKVLRRRSIPLVKVLWLDHSFEEATLEPENTMHQLYSHLF; encoded by the exons ATGAACTTTATTAGTGGGTTGCATCTAACACCCATTAAGAAAGATTCTGTATTGATCATCGTGGACCGATTGACCAAGTCTACTTACTTCATTTCGGTCAGGACAAACTTCTCTCTCCAAAAACTGGCTAAGTTCTATATTTCTGAAATAGTGAGGTTGCATCGGGTACCTATCACGATCATCTCCGATAGGGATCCTCATTTCACGTCTCAGTTCTGGAAGAAACTACATGAGCCTCTAG gTATTCTGGGTCCGGggttggtttctgagactgaggatAATGTCTGTTTGGTTCGAGATCGACTAAAAGCGGcttctgataggcagaagtcaTATGCAAATTTGAAATGTCGAGATATAGAGTATTCTGTGGAAGACTTCGTGTTTCTGAAGCTCTCGTcttggaagaaggttttgaggttTGATCGCAATGGCAAGCTCTTGCCTTTCCATATTTTGAAACGAGTGGAACAACCGCCTACCA TGGAGGAGGTCAAGGTTCAGCCAGACCTGGCCTTCGAGGAGGAGCCGGTGCAGATATTGGACGGCGACGTAAAGGTCCTAAGAAGGAGGTCTATCCCACTGGTTAAGGTTTTATGGCTTGATCATAGCTTTGAGGAGGCCACGTTGGAGCCTGAGAATACGATGCATCAGCTGTATTctcatctattctga